The following are encoded together in the Planococcus antarcticus DSM 14505 genome:
- a CDS encoding helix-turn-helix domain-containing protein — protein sequence MTETVKVGLIGPNDSVNETMKAAGSLEGIKLIPFIYQHTEETTNIINDNSARIGHWLFSGPAPYHFALKEKLIDADHADYILLHGSSLLGTMLDAIMQEGVVLSSISVDSVPRREVLKMLKDFDLEKMKIHTAPELGYIPAEELIDYHEKLYRSGEIQAALTCVHAAYTGLKERGVPVYRISVSELAAHRAISVIKERSLANLYRMKQLAMIGIEIIYPSQAQQHKSPFKIERQELAINRVLIDFAEEVKGSKVSVGNGIYFIYTTRGELELYGKFHHLKELQEEIFVNSNMHVRIGVGYGRTVTESEQNVRLALDYAREKKSGVVVNIDEGGKVTEINSLGDRLHYSRRSSEAKWQEALKDAAISQTVIARIESLSHRYAKVEVTALELSQWMNSTERNARRILTELESVGVAEVSGEESGRRGRPRKLYRLLFGTEK from the coding sequence ATGACAGAAACAGTTAAAGTCGGGTTGATCGGGCCGAACGACTCGGTCAATGAAACGATGAAAGCGGCAGGCAGTTTGGAAGGCATCAAACTGATTCCGTTCATTTATCAGCATACCGAGGAAACAACAAACATTATCAATGACAATTCAGCGCGTATCGGGCATTGGCTTTTTTCAGGTCCTGCGCCCTATCATTTCGCATTGAAAGAAAAGTTAATCGATGCGGACCATGCGGATTATATCTTGCTGCATGGGTCAAGTCTGCTCGGGACCATGCTGGACGCTATTATGCAAGAAGGGGTGGTGTTGTCGAGCATCAGCGTCGATTCAGTTCCACGCCGGGAAGTGTTAAAGATGCTGAAAGACTTTGATTTGGAAAAAATGAAAATCCATACCGCTCCGGAACTCGGCTATATTCCTGCCGAAGAACTGATCGATTACCACGAGAAACTCTATCGTTCAGGTGAAATACAGGCAGCTCTCACTTGTGTCCATGCCGCGTACACTGGCTTAAAAGAAAGAGGTGTGCCGGTTTACCGGATCAGTGTATCGGAACTGGCAGCGCATCGAGCGATTTCAGTTATTAAAGAAAGAAGCTTAGCTAATCTTTACCGAATGAAGCAATTGGCAATGATTGGTATTGAAATCATTTATCCTAGCCAAGCCCAGCAACACAAATCGCCGTTTAAGATTGAACGTCAGGAACTGGCGATCAACCGGGTGCTCATCGATTTCGCTGAAGAAGTCAAAGGCTCGAAAGTGAGTGTGGGAAATGGTATTTATTTCATCTATACGACGCGAGGAGAGCTAGAGCTATACGGCAAGTTTCACCACTTGAAAGAGTTGCAGGAAGAAATTTTCGTCAATAGCAATATGCACGTCCGCATCGGAGTCGGCTATGGCAGGACGGTCACGGAATCAGAGCAGAACGTCAGGTTGGCACTAGACTATGCCCGAGAAAAAAAGAGCGGTGTTGTCGTCAATATTGACGAAGGCGGAAAAGTGACGGAAATCAATTCACTGGGAGATCGGCTCCACTATAGTCGGCGCAGCAGTGAAGCGAAATGGCAGGAAGCGCTGAAAGACGCCGCAATCAGCCAAACCGTCATCGCGCGGATTGAGTCGCTGTCCCACCGTTATGCGAAAGTAGAAGTGACTGCTCTGGAGTTGTCCCAATGGATGAACAGCACAGAACGCAACGCGCGTAGAATTTTGACAGAACTGGAAAGTGTCGGCGTTGCAGAAGTCTCGGGAGAAGAATCGGGCCGAAGAGGGCGTCCGCGGAAATTATACCGCTTGCTGTTCGGGACGGAAAAATGA
- a CDS encoding AbgT family transporter: MTSSTEQQGKKGFLNFIEKWGNRLPDPFFIFVYLAIFVVLLSWLVSSLGTTVVHPGTSEELAIRSIVSGEGIRYILAETINNFTGFAPLGLVLVMMLGIGLAERVGLMETAIKKSILNAPKSLITYAVIFTGIMGNLASDAAFILVPPLAAMVFVSVGRHPLAGLAAGFAGTGAGFTANILITGTDALLSGISTEAARTIDESFVVTPVDNWYFMSVSVIVMSIVGAIITEKLVEPRLGKYTGRMDKSFEPVTKRENKGLLNALIAGAVYVGLIALLLFFPGSPVRNEDGGIIPSPFLSGIVPIILFFFITVAVAYGITVKKITESKDIPAYMGDAIKDMSGYIVLIFAAAQFINYFNWSNLGIWLAVNSAEFLTSINMTGLPVMVGFSLLAALLNLLIFSGSAQWALMAPIFIPMFMLLDYHPAFVQLAFRIADSSTNIITPLNPYILIVLAFMREYDKKAGLGTLISLMLPYSLIFFGVWVIMMIIFALTGLPIGPGISLRM, encoded by the coding sequence ATGACATCTTCGACAGAACAACAAGGCAAAAAAGGATTTTTAAATTTTATTGAAAAATGGGGCAACCGCTTGCCCGATCCATTCTTTATTTTTGTGTATTTAGCTATTTTTGTCGTCTTGCTGTCATGGCTGGTCAGTTCGCTTGGCACCACCGTCGTCCATCCGGGAACCAGTGAGGAACTGGCGATTCGAAGCATCGTCTCGGGAGAAGGGATCCGCTACATTCTGGCAGAGACGATCAATAACTTCACCGGCTTTGCGCCGCTCGGACTCGTGCTCGTCATGATGCTCGGAATCGGTTTGGCTGAACGTGTCGGATTGATGGAAACGGCCATTAAGAAATCGATTCTGAATGCACCGAAATCACTGATCACCTACGCGGTTATCTTTACAGGAATCATGGGCAACTTGGCGTCTGATGCCGCATTTATCTTGGTGCCGCCGCTCGCTGCCATGGTCTTTGTCTCGGTTGGCAGACACCCGCTCGCAGGTCTTGCGGCTGGATTTGCCGGGACAGGCGCCGGATTTACAGCGAACATTCTGATCACTGGAACAGATGCATTGTTGTCTGGGATCTCGACGGAAGCCGCACGAACCATTGATGAGTCGTTTGTGGTGACACCCGTCGATAACTGGTATTTCATGAGCGTATCCGTTATTGTCATGTCGATTGTCGGGGCCATCATCACGGAGAAATTGGTCGAACCACGCCTCGGCAAGTATACAGGCAGGATGGATAAATCGTTCGAACCGGTGACGAAGCGGGAAAACAAAGGGTTATTGAACGCCTTGATCGCGGGTGCCGTATATGTCGGCTTAATCGCATTATTGTTGTTCTTCCCAGGCTCTCCTGTTAGAAATGAAGACGGCGGCATCATTCCGTCACCATTTTTATCCGGCATTGTGCCGATCATTCTATTTTTCTTCATCACTGTTGCTGTGGCCTATGGCATCACAGTCAAAAAAATCACGGAATCAAAAGACATTCCTGCTTATATGGGGGATGCCATCAAAGATATGTCTGGCTACATCGTCCTCATTTTCGCGGCTGCTCAGTTCATCAATTACTTCAATTGGAGCAATCTAGGCATTTGGCTGGCCGTCAACAGTGCAGAATTCCTGACGAGCATTAATATGACAGGGTTGCCGGTTATGGTCGGATTCAGCTTGCTCGCAGCATTATTGAATCTGTTGATTTTCAGTGGCTCTGCACAGTGGGCGTTGATGGCGCCGATCTTCATCCCGATGTTCATGCTGCTTGACTATCATCCGGCTTTTGTCCAGTTGGCGTTCCGCATCGCGGATTCTTCGACGAATATCATTACGCCGCTCAATCCGTATATTTTGATTGTGCTTGCCTTTATGCGAGAATACGATAAAAAAGCGGGACTCGGCACATTGATTTCGTTGATGCTGCCGTACAGCCTCATTTTCTTCGGAGTATGGGTCATCATGATGATCATCTTCGCATTGACCGGGCTTCCAATCGGGCCAGGGATTAGCTTACGCATGTAA
- a CDS encoding type 1 glutamine amidotransferase domain-containing protein, with protein MAKVLAVLSSGHKDTENNYETGWWAEELFAPMEILENAGHQMDLASPLGGKATLDKVSISEDYDPKGKYKKMYESGIADNTIALSEVNAEDYDVVFIVGGHGAMYDLAESETLRDIINTVYDNGNIVSAVCHGPAPLVWTTRPDGKSIIAGLEVTGYPEAVEPEGLPAILPFSLEGKMSEVANYTAEKKVVWGNDQLVTGRDPFSAEELAEELVKALDKKSKQEN; from the coding sequence ATGGCAAAAGTATTAGCAGTGCTATCAAGTGGACACAAAGATACAGAAAATAATTACGAAACTGGCTGGTGGGCCGAAGAATTATTTGCACCGATGGAGATATTGGAGAACGCTGGACATCAAATGGATTTAGCTTCACCACTCGGCGGTAAAGCTACACTTGACAAGGTCAGCATCAGCGAAGATTATGACCCCAAAGGCAAATACAAGAAAATGTACGAATCGGGAATAGCAGATAACACAATAGCTCTTTCGGAAGTTAATGCAGAAGACTACGACGTGGTATTCATCGTGGGTGGCCACGGGGCTATGTACGACTTGGCTGAAAGTGAAACGCTACGAGACATTATCAATACCGTTTACGACAACGGAAATATCGTTTCCGCCGTATGCCACGGGCCGGCTCCGTTAGTTTGGACAACACGTCCAGATGGTAAAAGCATCATTGCTGGCTTGGAAGTAACAGGGTATCCGGAAGCGGTTGAACCTGAAGGTCTTCCTGCCATTCTACCATTTAGCTTGGAAGGGAAAATGAGCGAAGTTGCTAATTATACTGCTGAGAAAAAAGTAGTATGGGGCAATGACCAATTGGTAACTGGCCGTGATCCATTCTCTGCCGAAGAATTGGCAGAGGAATTGGTTAAGGCTTTAGATAAAAAGAGCAAACAGGAAAACTGA
- a CDS encoding putative quinol monooxygenase codes for MEPILITAILKPKEHMADHLLTELNKVLIASRAEAGCVSYVLHQSIEDDTFVLHETWKDKDALESHVASRHYQEYRTNTADLISKREVFKLKAL; via the coding sequence ATGGAACCTATCCTAATTACGGCAATCCTAAAACCTAAAGAACACATGGCAGATCATTTATTGACGGAGTTGAACAAAGTGCTAATTGCGTCACGCGCAGAAGCGGGTTGCGTAAGCTATGTTCTCCATCAATCGATTGAAGACGACACGTTTGTTCTTCATGAAACATGGAAAGACAAGGACGCTTTGGAGAGCCATGTCGCTTCTCGTCATTATCAGGAATACCGGACGAACACGGCGGACTTGATTTCAAAGCGAGAGGTCTTTAAGTTAAAAGCTCTTTGA
- a CDS encoding plasmid pRiA4b ORF-3 family protein encodes MKSYIIQIELEHSDPLIWRKVIMPAGATFNMLHDIVQQTSNFQSGYPSEGYHLFEFDLTEDGIRVTNDEEAYEEHQGFKKNKKMFAERLKNMEPEFRQFEEAYQERLSAVVRKPSGIKVDEFLEKHKELVYSYDFGDGWQFRIKLETIVDDYYFGFPTLLDGAETAPPEDVGGIPGFYEFLQIYRDKKHMEHEEMRDWADSQRFSEYDAEQINSRLKSRLYKKTEWDKIHHENYRVIEDKYRKSLG; translated from the coding sequence ATGAAATCCTACATTATCCAAATTGAATTGGAACATTCAGATCCGCTGATTTGGCGCAAGGTGATTATGCCAGCAGGCGCCACGTTCAATATGCTGCATGACATTGTGCAACAGACTAGCAATTTTCAAAGTGGCTATCCTTCAGAAGGCTATCATCTGTTCGAATTTGATTTGACGGAAGACGGCATTCGAGTGACGAATGACGAGGAAGCCTACGAAGAACATCAGGGTTTTAAAAAAAATAAAAAGATGTTCGCGGAGCGACTGAAGAATATGGAGCCAGAGTTTCGGCAGTTTGAAGAAGCTTACCAGGAACGGTTGTCGGCAGTCGTGCGGAAACCTTCTGGCATTAAAGTTGATGAATTTTTGGAGAAACACAAAGAGCTAGTCTACAGCTACGATTTTGGAGACGGTTGGCAGTTCCGTATTAAACTAGAGACCATCGTCGACGATTATTATTTTGGGTTCCCAACATTGCTAGACGGGGCAGAGACAGCACCGCCGGAAGATGTGGGCGGCATTCCTGGATTTTATGAATTCCTGCAAATTTACCGGGACAAAAAGCACATGGAGCACGAAGAGATGAGGGACTGGGCAGATAGCCAGCGCTTCAGCGAATATGACGCTGAACAGATTAACAGTCGACTGAAAAGCCGGTTGTACAAAAAGACGGAATGGGATAAGATCCATCATGAAAACTACCGGGTCATTGAAGACAAATATCGGAAGAGTTTAGGGTAA
- a CDS encoding DUF488 domain-containing protein yields MDIYTIGHSSHPKEFFEKMLKDNSIEVLADVRAFPGSRKWPQFSKDIFPKWLEADNIHYQHFPKLGGRRRKSKEIEGDVNAGWNNQSFHNYADYTLTDEFKEGVDELLTIASEKRVAYCCSERHPSRCHRFLISNWLVANGHQVFHIIDGKDESIDIIEHEIAMWGAAAEVKKEDGIEVVYPEGKEEER; encoded by the coding sequence ATGGACATTTATACAATTGGTCATTCGAGTCATCCAAAGGAATTTTTTGAAAAGATGCTGAAAGACAATTCAATTGAGGTGCTGGCAGACGTACGAGCATTTCCAGGTAGCCGCAAATGGCCTCAGTTTTCGAAAGACATTTTTCCGAAATGGCTGGAAGCGGACAATATCCACTATCAGCATTTTCCAAAGCTCGGCGGTCGGCGCCGTAAATCGAAAGAAATTGAAGGGGATGTAAACGCGGGGTGGAACAATCAGTCGTTTCATAATTACGCCGATTACACATTGACTGATGAATTTAAAGAAGGCGTAGATGAGTTATTGACAATCGCAAGCGAAAAACGTGTGGCTTACTGTTGCTCGGAGCGGCATCCTTCTCGCTGCCACCGTTTTCTGATCAGTAATTGGCTTGTTGCAAATGGCCATCAAGTTTTTCACATTATTGATGGGAAAGACGAAAGTATTGACATAATTGAGCATGAAATTGCCATGTGGGGTGCTGCGGCTGAAGTGAAAAAGGAAGATGGCATAGAGGTTGTTTATCCGGAAGGTAAAGAAGAAGAGCGTTGA
- a CDS encoding FMN-binding glutamate synthase family protein yields MGKITKYLPSAILGSTVAAPLAYIAYIYQKDNHQKQHAVLRNFPLLGRVRYMAEHIGPELRQYLFSGDNEGLPFSRIQYQDVVKAGKYNERLIGFGSNRNFVEDGFYIRNSLFPKLRTELKVDNSQKITTYQYVVDNEGLLSRREHREEVLTDPYYLRDEDAVVLGEGHCRQPFRIKGKVGMSAMSYGALGENAITALSKGLGVAGGTWMNTGEGGISDHHLVGGADLIMQIGPGLFGVRTAGGEFSWEAFKEKAEMEQIKAFEIKLAQGAKTRGGHLEGNKVTEEIARIRLIEPGKTVNSPNRFTEYDSFEKLFDFIEELREVGGKPVGMKIVVGDVEGLEEMVQIMKDSGKGPDFITIDGGEGGTGATYQELADSVGLPIMTALPIVDELLRQYGVRDRVKLIASGKLITPDKIAIALSMGADLVNIARGFMISVGCIMAEVCHTNTCPVGVATTDPDLQDGLVVNEKMYRVANYVMSLRAGLFNIAAAAGVESPTMLERKHLTHKDIQGRISSVGSMIHKIEQEEKKEKDVEDLSAKR; encoded by the coding sequence ATGGGAAAAATAACGAAATACTTGCCATCCGCAATTTTAGGGTCGACCGTAGCGGCTCCACTTGCTTATATTGCATACATTTATCAGAAAGACAATCATCAAAAGCAGCATGCGGTGCTCCGCAATTTCCCGTTACTCGGACGGGTTCGGTACATGGCTGAACACATCGGGCCTGAGCTTCGGCAATACTTATTTTCCGGCGACAACGAAGGACTTCCCTTCTCACGTATCCAATACCAAGATGTCGTCAAAGCTGGAAAATACAATGAACGTCTGATTGGGTTCGGATCTAATCGCAATTTTGTGGAAGATGGTTTTTACATCCGCAATTCGTTATTTCCTAAATTACGGACAGAACTAAAAGTGGATAACAGCCAAAAAATAACAACCTACCAGTACGTCGTTGACAATGAAGGCTTGTTATCGCGAAGAGAGCACCGAGAAGAAGTACTAACTGATCCTTACTACCTCCGAGATGAAGATGCGGTTGTGCTCGGCGAAGGTCATTGCCGTCAACCTTTCCGCATAAAAGGAAAAGTCGGCATGTCTGCCATGAGCTACGGCGCACTAGGCGAGAACGCCATTACTGCCCTGTCAAAAGGGCTCGGCGTTGCAGGCGGTACATGGATGAATACCGGTGAAGGGGGCATTTCCGATCATCACTTAGTGGGTGGTGCAGATTTAATCATGCAAATCGGACCCGGCTTGTTTGGCGTCCGTACTGCCGGTGGTGAATTTTCTTGGGAAGCGTTCAAAGAAAAAGCTGAAATGGAGCAAATAAAAGCGTTCGAAATCAAACTCGCCCAAGGCGCTAAAACACGCGGTGGCCATTTAGAAGGCAATAAAGTGACCGAAGAAATCGCGCGCATTCGCCTGATTGAACCAGGCAAAACCGTTAACAGCCCTAACCGTTTTACGGAATACGATTCATTTGAAAAGTTGTTTGACTTTATTGAAGAGCTGCGTGAAGTTGGCGGCAAGCCGGTGGGTATGAAAATTGTGGTTGGCGATGTCGAAGGACTCGAAGAAATGGTCCAAATTATGAAAGACAGCGGCAAAGGCCCTGACTTTATCACCATCGACGGCGGTGAAGGCGGAACCGGTGCGACATATCAAGAACTTGCCGATTCCGTTGGCTTGCCAATCATGACAGCGTTGCCGATTGTCGATGAATTGCTTCGCCAATACGGCGTTCGTGACCGTGTGAAGTTGATTGCTTCCGGCAAACTGATCACACCGGACAAAATCGCCATTGCGCTGTCGATGGGTGCAGATCTCGTCAATATCGCGAGAGGATTTATGATCAGCGTCGGTTGCATCATGGCGGAAGTTTGCCATACGAATACTTGTCCAGTAGGCGTTGCTACGACCGATCCCGATTTACAAGACGGCTTGGTGGTTAACGAGAAAATGTACCGCGTCGCCAATTACGTCATGTCTTTACGTGCAGGATTGTTTAATATTGCTGCAGCTGCAGGCGTTGAGTCGCCAACAATGCTTGAGAGAAAGCACTTAACACACAAAGATATTCAAGGACGTATTTCTTCTGTTGGCAGTATGATTCACAAAATTGAACAAGAAGAAAAGAAAGAAAAAGATGTTGAAGATTTATCGGCTAAACGATAA
- a CDS encoding NAD(P)H-binding protein: protein MKVFVFGGGGDVGEYVLKKLAAENHEATTVAETENRAEELKMMGAVQVMVATDHQFVDAMVGCRAIIYIAGANPTAGENKNVLVDKDAVANAMAEARKQGIERVVYLSPARVDESAESQETGGKKGPEELIKLDVFTYTVVHSTRGVHKPGKGMIDIVSSNGEKGKEIPFEDVAAVLVESLANKATYNKTFKVVSGTTPIKKALANL from the coding sequence ATGAAAGTATTCGTTTTTGGCGGAGGCGGAGATGTCGGTGAGTACGTACTGAAGAAGCTAGCTGCAGAAAACCATGAAGCGACAACGGTCGCAGAAACGGAAAACCGAGCAGAAGAACTTAAGATGATGGGTGCTGTTCAAGTAATGGTCGCTACAGATCATCAGTTTGTGGATGCCATGGTAGGGTGCCGAGCTATTATTTATATAGCCGGCGCAAACCCGACTGCAGGTGAAAACAAAAATGTACTCGTTGATAAAGACGCGGTCGCAAATGCCATGGCCGAAGCACGAAAGCAAGGCATTGAACGAGTTGTTTATTTAAGCCCTGCACGCGTGGATGAATCAGCGGAATCTCAAGAAACAGGTGGGAAAAAAGGTCCGGAAGAGCTGATCAAGCTAGATGTTTTCACGTATACGGTTGTTCACTCGACCCGTGGTGTACACAAACCGGGCAAAGGCATGATTGATATCGTTTCTTCCAACGGTGAAAAAGGCAAGGAAATTCCTTTTGAAGATGTGGCTGCCGTTCTGGTCGAATCACTTGCGAACAAAGCTACATACAATAAAACCTTTAAAGTTGTATCCGGAACTACGCCAATCAAAAAAGCGCTAGCAAATCTATAA
- a CDS encoding DUF4097 family beta strand repeat-containing protein yields MKTLVRILIVAAVLLLIGAMAAFYTIYNSDSLQQDVLEEKTFNEPIDEMEITVENSRIEFLPSNDDTARIVVVGNDDNFALKTDVSGGRLVIEVEDTNWFFLFDFNQSYSLQVYVPANGLASLSADSDDGRIQANDIGATELSFQADNGRISLEAVESEMVDVETDNGRIELTNMAADMTLHSSNGRIIFTDVSGELQAKTNNGRIELNAETLDFPVDLETDNGRIEIYTQNEPENARIEAHVDNGSTDVFGRDSRDVSFGSGDVLIRLDSDNGSIFVE; encoded by the coding sequence ATGAAAACATTGGTGAGGATTTTGATCGTCGCAGCAGTTCTATTGCTAATCGGTGCCATGGCCGCTTTTTATACCATTTATAATTCAGATTCTCTTCAGCAGGATGTATTGGAGGAAAAAACCTTCAACGAGCCAATCGACGAAATGGAGATAACGGTAGAAAATTCCCGTATAGAGTTTTTACCGAGCAATGACGACACTGCCCGCATTGTGGTTGTCGGCAATGACGATAATTTTGCGTTAAAGACAGATGTGTCAGGCGGCCGTTTGGTTATTGAAGTCGAAGACACGAACTGGTTTTTCCTGTTCGACTTTAACCAATCTTACTCGCTGCAAGTTTATGTTCCAGCAAACGGTCTTGCTTCGCTGTCTGCAGACAGTGATGACGGACGGATTCAGGCGAATGATATCGGGGCTACGGAATTATCGTTTCAAGCTGATAATGGCCGCATCTCCTTAGAAGCGGTCGAAAGCGAAATGGTCGATGTCGAAACAGATAATGGCAGAATTGAACTGACGAATATGGCAGCTGACATGACTCTCCACTCGTCAAACGGCCGCATCATTTTCACGGACGTGTCGGGTGAATTGCAAGCGAAAACGAATAACGGCCGCATCGAGCTGAATGCTGAAACACTCGATTTCCCTGTTGATCTTGAAACGGATAACGGACGGATTGAAATCTACACCCAAAACGAACCAGAAAACGCTCGCATTGAAGCGCACGTCGATAACGGCAGCACCGATGTGTTCGGCCGTGATTCCAGGGATGTCAGTTTCGGCAGTGGGGATGTGCTCATTAGACTCGATTCAGATAACGGTAGTATTTTTGTCGAGTGA
- a CDS encoding SRPBCC family protein, giving the protein MWNVKKTVFIDRRVGEVHQFATNPTHWYQWYAGLSEAENLLGKGGKGTSVDLKYFFFGKNQAVHVLVEENAPVDNGYVWRGLVTGAFDATQTWNYLSKEQGTEIHFEMNYELHGSILGKVVNKLYIKKLMCNSVEQTLQNLKAISESD; this is encoded by the coding sequence ATGTGGAATGTGAAAAAGACTGTTTTCATCGACCGTAGGGTGGGAGAAGTCCACCAATTCGCAACGAATCCGACACATTGGTACCAATGGTATGCGGGTTTATCCGAAGCTGAAAACCTGCTTGGAAAAGGGGGCAAGGGCACGAGCGTGGATTTAAAGTATTTCTTTTTCGGAAAAAATCAGGCAGTGCATGTGCTTGTGGAGGAAAATGCGCCGGTAGATAACGGTTATGTCTGGCGAGGTCTCGTGACAGGTGCTTTTGATGCGACCCAAACATGGAATTACCTCTCAAAAGAACAAGGCACCGAAATCCATTTTGAAATGAACTATGAACTGCACGGCAGCATCCTTGGCAAAGTAGTCAATAAGCTTTATATCAAAAAGCTAATGTGCAATTCCGTGGAACAAACCTTGCAAAACCTAAAAGCTATCAGCGAAAGCGATTGA
- a CDS encoding universal stress protein, with product MTLEYKRILVAIDGSHEAEWAFQKSLEITKRNNAVLNLIYVVDTRSFTAMTKRVPNIDDQVFEYGKVLLNNYKEEALAAGISDVNVFVVPGSPNKVISRDYAKQVEADLIICGAQGLNAIEHYILGSVSQHIVTSSPCDVLVVRQLEKTEK from the coding sequence ATGACATTGGAATACAAACGTATTTTGGTAGCTATTGACGGTTCACATGAAGCAGAATGGGCATTTCAAAAATCACTTGAAATAACCAAACGAAATAATGCGGTACTTAATTTAATTTATGTAGTAGATACCCGTTCCTTTACAGCCATGACAAAACGTGTACCGAATATTGATGATCAGGTCTTTGAATATGGCAAAGTGCTCCTCAATAATTATAAAGAGGAAGCTCTAGCAGCTGGTATCTCTGATGTAAATGTATTTGTCGTCCCAGGTTCTCCTAACAAGGTCATATCGCGTGACTATGCAAAACAGGTGGAAGCCGACCTCATTATATGTGGAGCCCAAGGATTAAATGCGATTGAACATTATATATTAGGAAGCGTGTCGCAGCATATTGTCACCAGCAGTCCTTGTGATGTTTTAGTTGTCCGCCAACTCGAGAAAACAGAAAAGTAA
- a CDS encoding SHOCT domain-containing protein, translated as MMGPGWGMGWEMGMGGGVWVIVGLLVIVGVAVYYFTKNKNNSYNGSNNSQQVPGKDALEIAKNRLAKGEITTEEFEEIKKALL; from the coding sequence ATGATGGGACCAGGATGGGGAATGGGATGGGAAATGGGAATGGGAGGTGGAGTTTGGGTGATAGTGGGATTATTAGTCATCGTCGGCGTTGCAGTTTACTATTTTACGAAAAACAAAAATAATAGTTACAATGGCTCCAATAATTCTCAGCAAGTTCCTGGGAAAGATGCACTGGAAATAGCTAAGAACAGGCTTGCTAAAGGTGAAATAACGACTGAAGAATTTGAAGAAATTAAAAAAGCGTTGTTATGA
- a CDS encoding SDR family NAD(P)-dependent oxidoreductase, producing MSKTAIITGGGSGLGQSAAFYLADEGINISVVDISEESGQETVDKLKEKGVDAIFIKADVSKSDQVKNYVDKTLDHFGSIDYFFNNAGISGSGKNFLETDIKEIEQIVGINMLGALYGLRYVAEAMLKNGGGSIVNTASSAGVIGQASVVTYGATKHGIVGMTKSLVAEYAKDGLRVNAIAPGPIQTPMVKTFFEDNPDMKSSAEAGIPQKRLGKPEDVGELVAFLLTKADYINGETVRIDGGFTNTK from the coding sequence ATGAGCAAAACAGCAATTATTACAGGTGGCGGCAGTGGACTCGGACAATCTGCAGCTTTTTACCTCGCAGATGAAGGCATCAACATTTCAGTTGTCGACATTAGCGAAGAAAGCGGTCAGGAAACCGTCGACAAACTAAAAGAAAAAGGCGTCGATGCCATCTTTATCAAAGCCGATGTCTCAAAATCCGATCAAGTGAAAAACTATGTAGATAAAACACTCGATCATTTTGGCTCAATCGATTATTTCTTCAATAACGCCGGCATTTCTGGCAGCGGTAAGAATTTCCTTGAAACAGACATTAAAGAAATCGAGCAGATTGTCGGGATTAACATGCTTGGTGCTCTATACGGCTTGCGCTATGTGGCAGAAGCCATGCTGAAAAATGGCGGTGGTTCTATCGTCAATACCGCTTCAAGTGCTGGTGTCATTGGTCAAGCTTCTGTTGTTACCTATGGTGCAACGAAGCACGGCATTGTCGGGATGACAAAGAGTCTCGTTGCGGAATACGCGAAAGACGGCCTGCGCGTCAACGCCATTGCGCCTGGTCCGATTCAGACACCCATGGTCAAAACTTTCTTTGAAGACAACCCGGACATGAAATCAAGTGCCGAAGCTGGAATTCCGCAGAAACGCTTAGGTAAACCGGAGGATGTCGGTGAATTGGTCGCTTTCCTGCTGACAAAAGCCGACTACATCAACGGTGAAACCGTTCGTATCGATGGTGGATTCACCAACACCAAATAA
- a CDS encoding iron chaperone gives MSIQTIDDYIREAPKGVQETLQTLRRVIQEEAPGAQEAISYQMPTFVLNGNLVHFAAFKNHIGFHPVPSGIEAFQQELATYKQGKGSVQFPLNQPMPYDLIRRIVRFRVAENLKNA, from the coding sequence ATGAGTATCCAGACGATTGACGACTACATTCGGGAAGCACCAAAAGGCGTACAGGAAACTTTGCAGACGCTGCGGCGCGTAATTCAAGAAGAGGCGCCAGGAGCTCAAGAAGCCATCAGCTATCAAATGCCTACATTTGTGCTGAACGGCAATCTGGTTCATTTTGCTGCATTCAAAAACCACATCGGATTTCACCCTGTGCCCAGTGGAATCGAGGCTTTTCAGCAAGAGCTTGCCACATACAAGCAAGGGAAAGGGTCGGTCCAGTTTCCGCTTAACCAGCCCATGCCATATGACTTGATCCGCCGGATTGTTCGTTTTCGAGTAGCTGAAAACCTAAAAAACGCGTAA